CATGTGCCGACAGCGGACGAACGCATCATGGGCGGCTTCACGGGTTACACCACCGATCTCGGCATGACTGGTCCTTATGACTCAGTTATCGGTATAAGGACGGAAGCCGCGCTGCAGCGCATGCAGACCGGCGAAAAACGCCGTTTTGAACCCGCCACACATGACCTGTGGCTCTGCTTTATCCTGGCCGAAATTGACCCTGCAACGGGTCGATGTGTTGGCATTCAACGGCATCGTTGGGAATACGAGCAGATGAAAGACCAGATCACAGGGTCCGACGAAGATGAGTAAGCTCGCCAAGCGCCCGGCATTCGTGTTATGAACTTGGGTCAACCCCATCGCATTGGGGTATGATCCGGATGACATAAGGGCTGCGTCCCCGACGGGATTCCAGCCGCCAATATCTTTTGAAGGAAGAACACAGCATGCAACGAGGATCCTTCATCCTGGGCAGTTTCGGTCTTGCCGGTGCCCTTATCAGCGGCACCGCTTCCGCGATTTTTGTGGATGGCCATGGTTACTACAGCCTGCGCGGCGAAACCCGTACCAAACCAGAATTTCAGGCCGGTTCCAGCACGTTCCAGGCCGTCGATCAATTCTTCCGTCTCGACACGGAACTCCGGGTGAACGACAAATCCAGTGTCTTCGTGGAATTCAAAGTTTTCGATGATGAACGCGAAGCTTTCCTCGGTGATAAAGCCAGGCCTCAGCCTTGCCCATCGGGAGCCAATACTCCTGCCGGCACCGATTGCCAAATAGATCATCAGAACAGCGGTGAGCCGCGCTATCAGCCTTACCAGCCCAAGGTCACCAAGCTCTATGCGAAGTACGCGATGGATTACTGTCTTCTGACAGCCGGTCGCCGCGGTCGTCAATGGGGTATGGGCATGCTGCTCGACGACGGCACGCGTCCCTTCACAACCGACGCCAGCGTGTTCGATGGCGTGACCTGCGATATCAATATTCAGAAATCGCAGACTCTCGGTTTCTCGGTTGGTTATGACAAGATCTCGGAAACCGGATCCTCGATCCTTTCCACCGGAGTCGATAGTCAATCGTATGGCGCCACCAACAACGGTGATGACCTCGATCAATTTTTCCTGACTATCGAATACAACGATCATCGCGCCAACGCCGGCAAGGGCTTTTCCAAGCAGATCGGCATTTACTTCGCGAATATCGTCGGTGGTGACAACACCCGCACTGATTTGAAAATCGCTGACCTTTACCTGAACTTCCAGCTTCAGGACATGGTCATTCAAAACGAGGCCGTCTTCCGTCTCGGTCGCTCAGCAGATCCCAGCTGGTCGCTGCTTGGCGGCGCCCGCACGCTCGATATCGAAGACCGCGTGGTCAATGACCTGCAGTCGATCGCGCTGGCAGGATCGGTGGAATACTTCCTCTCGCGTTCAGGCGCTTACCTTGGACCGAAGGAATACAATCAGGGCAACGCCACCTCGCATTCGATCTTTGCCGGTTATGCCTACGCTCCCGGTGATGCGGATGGATACCTCGGTGAATACCCAGATCCCGCTGTTCCCAACAGCCCTCGTGACAAGAAGGTGACTGCGTTCGCGTTCCACCCGAACTTCAAACCAGGTCTTCTCCTTTTCAACGGCCGCAAAAAAAGCGACAGCATGCGCATTGATGGTGTGTTCGATCCTTATCGCGTCGTGAACGCAACCGTCTTCAACGCCGGCTACCGTTATCAGAGCGTTGAGAACGGCAACTTCGAAGCCAAGCTCGTGACCGCGAAAATGAACGAATCCATGCCGACCTCGGCTCAGGAAGCGGGCACGACAGGCGTGGGTTCCAACGGTGATAACCTGGGTGTGGAAGTGGATCTTTCCTATACCCGCGCTCTTGGCAAGGAAATGGAATTTGGCTTCGCTGGCGCCATCGGTCTGCCGGGCAATGCCTGGGAAACCAGTCCTGATGCCAAAGTCGAAAGCAGCTACCTCTTGCAATCGCACGTGACGTTTAACTTCTAAGATTGTTTTTTGACCATCAGCTGACGGCGGTGGAATGCAATCCCGACCATCAGCTGACGACGGCTGACATGCAATCTCAAAACTCCAGCTGGAGACGGCTGGAGTTTTTCCCCAGACCCACCCCTCGATTTCCTCGCGCATTCCCCTTTTTTATCCTTATAATGGAAGAGTCTTAGCCGGCATCCCGGACCTTTCCCTACGAGCGGAGAAAGCCTATGCATCAGAGCGAATGGCCTGCCCTGCAACGTCTTGATCTCGCCTATACGATTCCTTTCCTTTCGGCCTCGGCGGCGGCCATGTGTGAGCTTGGACTCGCGTCGGATCGTGATGCCGATAACCTCAGGCAAACCATCAAGGATCATCAGAGGCAACGCGGGGAAGGGCACAAGGTCCTGCTCCAGGAACTCATGGATCAGAATAATGCCATCGTCGCTCTGCTTCAGGCGCGCTATGGATGGGATGGCTTCGATGCCCTTCTTTTCCGCTGGACCATTAGCCGCGCCGCGGAGGATTTGGCTCATGAACTGTGGAATTTCAGCGAAGAGCTGGTGAAAAAAGCCGAGCTGATGTTCAACCAGCCCATGCTGATCATGGAGGGGGATGCCGTCGAACGTCGTTCGCTCTTTTCCATCTTCCTTGTGGATGTTGCGGCCCATATTGGCGGGATTGCGGAACAGCTGCAGAACCACGGTCTGTCGCTGCGGATTCACTATCCCCTCCCCGCTCTCGATGTGAAGCTGGACGGCCTCGACAAGGGCCTGGCCACGCACCTGGGCTTTACCTTGGGTGAAGTCGAAGCCCTTCCCTATCAAAAGCTCCAGGGCACCCTGCGGCTTCTTTATGTGGAGATGGAAAATCTCTTCGCCCTCCTATCAGCCACCCTGACTCAGATCCGGGCGAACTGCACAGGCAGCGATCACGATCAGGCCGTGCAAATGATTATCGAGGATATGGAAGGCGAAATGGGGCGACTGCAAAAAACGCAAGTTTATGCTCCCGCAGCGTTGCCTCAGATGGAGAATCGTCGGCAGAGACTGCTCGGAACTCTGCTTGCGGTGCGTTCCGGTATTCATGAAATACGGCAGCACTTTCAGGATATTCTGCGCACCAGTCGCGTGAAGGCACCTCTGGAATGGGTGTGGCCCGTGGCCGAGCGCCGACAGCTTTTGAGCGCCCTTCTCAGCCGCTCCGTCAGCATCCGCGATGCCGAGCTCGCCATGGATGCACTCGAACGCTACTGCCGCCAACACCTGGTTGCACCTGATCAACTCCTTGGTGCTGAACTGAATCGAATTCATAAGGAACTCGATGAGGCGTCCTTGCAGATCCTTCGTAAAATCGCTATGGATAAGGGGATCGGCCAATCCTTGATCCAGGAGAAACAGGTGGTATTGCATCGCAAAGACAAGTTGCTGCATGTCATCCAGACAAACTTAAGCCGCGCTTTGGTTCTGACTTTTCTGTGCCTTTATCTGCCAGGCTGTGGAGTTAAGACCGCTCCACGCTCGGACGTCCTTGACCTGCGTCCCGCAGTCCCCTACCATGCGGAGCAACGCACAAACCAGAAAAGTACGGAAAAACCCGTTCAACCCGCAACACCATCAAGACCACAGGAGAAATGAAGCATGGGCTCTGCACCGCGCATCACGGGCGTCTACACGGCAATCGTCACCCCCTTTACCAAGGACGGACAGATCGATTGGGGCGCCTTCGATAAGCTGCTGCATATGCAAGCCCAGGCCGAAGTCGATGGTGTAGTCGTGACCGGAACTACGGGGGAATCACCCACTCTCAGCGTCGATGAAAAAGTATCCCTCTATCGGCGTGCGCGCACCTTCCTTCCTGCCAGCGTGAAAGTCATGGCCGGCACGGGCGGCAACGACACGAAACAGTCGGTGGAATTATCCCGGCTCGCCCAGGATGCGGGCGTGGATTCGCTTCTGATCGTCACACCGCCTTACAATAAGCCTACGAAAGAAGGACTCTACGCGCACTACGAAGCCATTGGCAAAGCTGTGCGTATCCCGCTTTGCCTTTATCATGTCCCGAGTCGCACGGGTCAGAGACTTGCCCCTGAGGAACTCGCCTACATCTGTTCGCTGCCTCAGGTGACCGCAGTGAAGGAGGCGAGTGCGGATCTCTGTCTTTTTTCGAAAGCCGTAAGCCTGACCCTGGGTCAGGCGGATTATTTGAGCGGTGATGATTTCACCTTCCTGCCGACGCTCGCTGTTGGTGGCCAGGGCGTGATTTCGGTTGTCACCAATGTCTTCCCACGCGCCCTGGTGCAGTTGACCCGTCGCTTCCGTCGCGGGGACACCGGCGGCGCTCTGGCGATTCATCAGGCGATCTTTCCTTTCGTCGAATGTCTGTTCCTGGAATCGAATCCGGGCCCTGCGAAATATATCCTGGCTCAACAGGGCATCATTCAGGATAGCCTGCGTCTGCCTTTGGTTTCGGTTCAGCCGCCCACCGCAAAACGTCTGAACGAATGTTTTGAAATGACAAGACAGAAGCTTCAGGATGTGGGAGCGCTTTCATGAGCATCAAACGCGTTTGGATCAATGGGCTCTCCGGCCGCATGGGCCTTGAACTGCAGACTTTGATCGCGTCCTCCGAACGATGGGATCTGGTCGGCGGCACGAGTATCGGCGAGCTGGTCGATCGGGAATTCAATATCACCGAAACGAACTGGAAGCGTCTTCCCGAATGCCTCAACCGAACGGATGTGCTGATTGATTTCTCGGCCCCGGCGGGCAATGCCGAGCTTTTGAAGTTTTTTCAGGAAAGCAACGTGAAGGACAAGGCGGTGCTGATCGGCACCACCGGCCTGGATGCGGATCAACGCGGCGCCTGGAAAAAGCTCGCCAAGGAACGCAATATCCGACTGCTGCTGGCTCCGAATACCAGTCTTGGCGTTCTGCTGACCCTGAAGGTTTCCCAGCAGCTCGCGGGTGTCTTGAATAAATTCGATTTCGATATCGAAGTCGTGGAATCGCATCACAGGGCGAAAATTGATGCCCCGAGTGGAACCGCCAAATTTTTGGCGGAAGGCGTGGCGCGCAGTGTGGATAAACAAACCATCTACGGCCGTACCGGCAAGCGTCAGCCGAATGAAGTCGGGATTGCCTCGCTGCGGGGCGGCTCGGTTTTCGGTGAGCATGAAATTCGTTTCCTCGGGGATAACGAGGAGCTGGTCGTGAGTCATCGGGCTTTGTCGCGTACGCTTTTCGCGCAGGGCGCGCTTATGCTGGCCGGATGGATCGTGACCCGGAGTCCGGGCCACTATGGTCTTGAAGATGTCAGTATTGAAGATATGCTGAAGCTTTTACAGGAAAAAGGCGCTTAATCCTCGCGCCGGGCCTGCTGCAGATTGTAGTGGGCCGTGCTTCCTGTTTGCACCACGGAAGCTGTCCAGTAATCCACGGCAATGGTATCCAGACTCAGGATGGCTCCCTGCTGGCTTTCCACGATCACCGAGTAAACTCCAGGATTCATATTGAAGAAGACGGTCCGGCTCAGTCCCTCATCGGCGTTGCCGAAGGACCAGCCCTGGTTATAAACCTGACCCTGACTATCGACTAGTGATACATTCACCGCACCCATGCCGCTTTCCATGCGATGCAGAACCACGACGGCCCCCATTGCGGAATCAAAAGCTATGGATGCATGATTATCCTGAACCGCGAGTTCATGGAACACATCCTGGATGTAGCCACGCTGCAGCAACGGAGCCACAGGAATGCTGCGGCGGACCTGCTTGTCGCGATCGAAGGTATAAAGAGCCGTTTCAAATTCAGGAGCTTGGGCCACCGTATAGAGGCGACCTTTGAAAAGAGTCGTGCCTTCCTCGTAACCCAGAACCGCATCCCCAACGCGGGCCATGCTGCGGTTTTCACCCACAGTGATCATATCCACGAAGTCGATGGGTTGCAGAGGCTGTTCAAGTGCGGCCTTCTCTTCATAGATCTGATCCACAGCGCTCGGCACCGCAGCCAGGAACACGCGACCGTTGTCGTTGTTCAGCAGCGGCAGGTCTTCTTCCGTGTGAGCCCCGGCGAAGACCGGCATCGAAAGAGCCGTGCGAACATTGTCGCCTTCGAAGGTCAGCTCCACGAGTCCAGGCTTGATATTAAAGAAGCAAAAGCGTCCCACAGCATCTGTTTCATGCAGACTGGGCTGGGGCCAACCGAGCTGACTCACATAGTAGGGTCCATCCGCTTCCACATTCAAAGATACCTGAAATCCGGGAAGAGCCTGACGCCCATCTTCAGACATGACCCGGGCACAGAGTGAAGCCTTGTTCGTGTCCTGAGCCAGATCAAGTATATTGAGATAGTTGGAATAACTGCGGTAATTCATCGTACGCGTGCGCAGAACCTGATCGCGACTGTTGCGATAGAGGGCCACTTCACTGACCGTCGGAACGATCTGACCATTTTTCTCGTCCTGAATCTCCACAAAAAAGCGGGAGCCTTCAGGAATTTCGCCGAATTTCGCGTGGCCGTTGGCCGTTGTGCTGGCCTTCAAACGCGTGCCGAGGATTCGAACCGAGACGCCGCTCACAGGAAAAATGTCCGCGTTTTCTGGCGAGGAACGTTCATCAAGGACCTGAATATCAAGCGTGCGATAATCCGGGCTGGCATCGGGATAGAAAAAGCGGGCCTGCTGGGTTGCGACGCGTTCCTTGGTCGCTTCCACCTGGGCTACAGATGTGGCCAAAGTCAGAGGTTGGCGCGGTTTTTCCTGGCTATCAGCCGGAACCTCAGGCGCAGACAGAGACGTTACCGGGGCATCTCCGTAACTGGCATAAGGCTGCTCCATCAGGGGCAGAACGCTCGTCAGTTTTTGGAACGATGCCGGACCTTCGCTCGCCAAAAGCGGATCACGATGCTGCGTGCCGTCGCTGACTTCGATCGGGATGATATAGAGCTGATCGCCATAGGTCACATAAAGTTCCGTGCGGCCGGCATCACGGGCGTCGAGTTTTTTACGACCCGCATCCCAGCGCACGATCTTGGAATTTCTTAAAAAGATCTGGGGAGCGCCGCGCAGGTTCTTATCGACGACCGTAACGCCATCATCCTGCACCGACATTTTCAAAGTTTTGGGAGTAATGCGCAGCTCGTCACCGACTTCCACCAGTTCAAGCGTGGCGCCTGCGACTGTCACTGCGCGCTGAACCTGTTTCAGAGGAGCGGTTGGGGCTGGAGTTTTCGCGGCCATCGGCAAAGGACGAGGCGCTGCTTCCGGGGGCAGATCCATTTTCAAAGCCGCTTCGGCTTCGCGCAGGATTTCCTCTTCCTCCCGTTCCCGGGCTTTCATTTCATCAGGCAAAACTACGGGCGTCAGTGCACCTCCGGTTTTAGGACCGGCGACATAGACGAGCGGTTTTTGAGGATTCACAACCAAAGGAACCGGCGGCGCCTTGCGATCCAATGGCAATTGCCCGCGGGCAGCGGCCATGAGTTCACTTAAGGTTTTCGCGGGAAGATGCTTGATCGTCTGCAGATCCGCACCGGGAAGAGTGCGGGTCTTGGTCGGCTCAGCGGATAAAAAATCCTGACCGACCGCAAACTCGCCGTCCGCAGCGTGAGCAGGCATCGCCAGCCAGGCTGTCAAAGCCAGCATGGGAAGGGCGGCAGGTTGTTTCACACTACGCATGGATGATTCCTGATTCCACGGATGTTCCCTCGTGAAGGCTCATCGGCAGAAGCAAAGGCAGCCTTAAAGGCATACTCGCCTCTTTTATGATACCAGAAGGCCAGGACACACGGGCCTTATCTTACCGGGTCATTATTAGGAGAAGCTGAGAAAGAAGAAAAGAAGCTTTTTTTCAGGTTTTACCAAATCTACAGGCTTCGCACTTTTTCCTGAAGCCCGACGGGCAAGGTTGGAATAACCAGAAGTTCAAGCAAAGAGGCCTGGGAGCGTTTTGCGGGGTCGAAGCCTAGGGATTTTTCCCAGTCGGCCAGGATCTTCTGGGCCCCTTCGATCGAAGGAGGCTTTCTGGCTTCGATTTCAAAACAGCGAATCACGCGATCGAGGTACTGCGCCTGATAGTAAACCACTTCGGCATCGGGAAAGTAAAAGGCCTGGACCTCCTTGCGAAGGGTTCCCTGCCACAAAACCCCAAGCGGAGCAAGAAAGGCCCGGATGCGTTCGATCTGATTGCCCTTGGCAGGATCCAGATCAAGATTCACTTCCAGGCGCACTTCTGTATCCGCGCCGAGGCTTTTCACGGTCAGCTGCTGCAGGTAGCTATCAATCCGATGCCGATAGACAGCCTGCGGCGGATTTTCGACCAGGAAATAGGTGTCCTGCACATCCGTTTGGATGAATTTTTCCGGCTTCCGTTGATGCAGGTCATCGAGCAGGGACCTGATGTCCAGGTCTGCTTCGATGACGAACTTATGCTCGATTTCCAGAAACTGCAGGTTATCACTCATTACTGGATCTGTTGCACAGTGAAGAGGTTACTGGCTTCCTTGCCGAGCGAGGACAGCGAAACCGATACGAAGACGTAACGGTCACCATCGCTGAGCCAGGTCTTGCGTGTCATCAGACTGTTGATGATAGGAAAAACCTGCTCGATGTCGGGCGCTTCATCCAGAAGAATCCCAACCACGCCCCGCACCAGACGCAGACGGCGCACCACATCCGGGGACATGGTCACGGCGATGATTGGCGTCTGCACTCCATACGAAGACAAGTGAAGAGCGGTGTTACCGGCTTTGGTGATACACACGATGCCTTTGGCCTGATTGCGGTAGGCAGCGCGATAGGCGGCAAATGTTACCGCTTCGATCTCGGTCGTGATCTCGGGATGTTTTTTCACCCAGTTCAGACCCTGAGTCGTCGACGATTCGGCGTCTTCAATCGTTTTCACTGCAAGGGCCACGCCCTTCTCAGCAAATTTTCCGTAAGCGAGCTCTTCAGAAAGAACCACAGCATCCGCGCCGTCAAAGACCGCGTTGGCGATGTCGGAAACTTCAGCGCGCGTCGGCGTTACGTTGTGCCGCATCGAACCGAGCATCTCACTGGCAACGATCGACATCTTGGCGTAATCATTACACTTTTGGATGACTTCCTTGGTGACCATGGGAACCAGAGCCGGATCCATCCGCATGGCGAGTTCCACGCGGGAAATGACGACGCCATGAACGAAGGGCAGGAGCTCTTCGAGGTTTTTCAGTGTGCCTTTGGTGGCGACTTTCAAAAGCAGCCAGGGGGAATTCGGCTGCGCTTCCAGGCGTTTTTTCACCTTCTCCAGATCCGCGGCATCTTCAATCGAAGGCAGAATCAGATAGTCGATGTCGGGATCCGAAGCGGCTTTCCACGCGTCTTCAGGCACGGTATCAATTCTGATTTGTTTTTTGGTGGCGGGAACCACGACATCGCAATCGTTATGGAGCACACCGCCCTGAACGACTTCGAGAACCACGTGATCCTTTTTCACTTCCTTGGTCTTGCAGACGACCATGCCATTGGCAAGGTAAACCGAATGATCGACCGCGAAAAGATCGGGCCATTCTTCCGTGCGAATCGTCAGATCGCCCTGACCTTTTTCAGGGCTGACCTTGATGATGTCGCCGAATTTGAATTCTTTCGAACCTTCCAAACCGACCACCATACCGCGCACGCGATCATAAAGATCGACGAGCAAAGGCAGCTTTTCCTTGGCCATGGGGACTTCGCGTTTGATCCGGCGGCAGATTTCCCGTACGCGGTCTATTTCACCGTGTTTCGACACGATGCGAATGGCATCGACTTTGTTGGGGTCGATGGTGCGAATCAGTGCATCCGTCAAGCATGATGTTTCAAAAGACCAGACCACATGGGTTCTTCTCAGTTTGTTCATTCTTCTTTTCCACTCCCTCGAATCATTGTGCAGGAGCCCTGATAACACCGCGTTGGGGGCGATTTTTCCTGTCAGCTGAGGCGTTCACCCAGGCGGACAGGACGGCTGGACAAGGCATGGTCCATACGATAACGCTTTGCCAATGCCTCGTCAAAAGCAATAATGACAGTTGATCCCAGCATAAAGGTGCCAAGTTCCTGACCAGGTACAATCCTGTGTGTACGGTCCAGCTCAAAACTGCGTGGACCCTGCCGCGCCTGACCCAGACTGCCATTGCTGGCGAAATCTGTCAGAAACGGCGTAGTGATGCGACCCACATTCAAGGCTCCGACCATGGCCAGATAAAGCACACCATCCTTCGTCTCAATATCAAAGACAAGGCGTTCATTACGCGTAAAAAGGCTGGGCGTCCAGCGCACCGAAGGCTTGTTCACGGGCCATAGCTCACCAGGATAATAGCGAATCTTTTTCAGATCCCCCTGAATTGGGCTATGAACGCGGTGATAATTGTGGGGCGCCAGATAAATGGTGGCCGACCAGCTCAGATAAAGATCGGGCGGAACATCATCACCAAACATGAGTTCCGCCAGCGAGTACTCAAGACCCTTGGCCTGCACCGCACTGTTTTCGGTGGCAGGACCCGACACGCTCAGGACGCCATCGCAGGGCATGACCAGATCGCCCTGAATCGGACGGGCTCCGGGTTTCAGCTTGCGGGTGAAGACATCCTCGATCGTGGCGTAGTCTTCCAGCGGTCTTTCCGCCTCGCTCATATCGATGCCAAAAGCTTTGACGAAAGCGCTGCAAACAGGCTGTCCGAGCGTTCCAGGCAGTTTTAATCGTGCGGCCTTGCCAGCGGCGAGACTGATCATATTCAAAGGCAGAATCTGCCCCAAACCACTAAAGACCTGCTTGCGCATTCCACTCTTCTCCATGCTGATAAGTCTTGGATGAACCGGAAATTTGGGCCTGATACGCGGCGAAAACTTCGCGCGATCGTGCACACTGTAACGCCTTCCGCTGGGGTTTGCCCATACCTCTTTGTTTGGGAAGACCCGGCAAAAGACCGAGGTTGGCGTTCATCGGTTGAAAATCCCCGAGCCCGCCTTCGGTAATATAGCGGTAAAGCGCACCGATAATCGTGCCGGCAGGTGGCATCAGAAAGCTTTCATTTTGCACCTTAGCGCTGGCAGCGCGGCCAGCCAAAAGCCCGATGGCGGCGGATTCCGTATAGCCTTCGACGCCGGTGATCTGTCCGGCCAGGAAAATCCGCGGCGCGGTTTTGAACGATAAATCCGCATTCAAAACATCGGGGCTTTTCAGATAACTGTTCCGATGCACAGAACCGAAGCGGAAAAATTCAACATCCTTCAGGCCCGGCAGCATACTGAAAACACGTTTCTGCTCCGGCCATTTCATTTTGGTTTGAAAGCCCACCATCGAAACCATGGTGCCTTCCTTGTTTTCCATGCGCAGCTGGACGGCAGCCCAGGGCCTGTGGCCGGTGCGGGGATCGGTGAGGCCCACGGGTTTCATCGGGCCAAAGCGCAGAGTGTCCCGGCCGCGTTCGATCATGACTTCGATCGGAAGGCAGGATTCGAAATACGCGACGTCTTCAAAATCGTGCAGGGGCATTTTTTCAGCCGCGATGACGGCATCCACGAAGGCCTCGTATTCCTCTTTATTCAAAGGAACATTCCAATAGTCCCCATCACCCGAATCATCATAACGGCTGGCGCGAAAGACGATGCTTTCGTCGATGCTGTCCGTTTCCAGTATCGGTGCGATGGCGTCATAGAAATGCAGACGGCGGCTGCCTTGACAAAGACCCTGGATCTGATCCACCAAAGGCTGGCTGGTCAAAGGCCCTGAGGCGATGATCCAGGCTTCGTTCTCGCCGATCGCAGGCAGTTCGGTGACTTCAGCGTCGACGCGGGTGAATCCAGGAAAGCTTTCGAGGGCTTCCAGAATATACTGGGAAAAAACTGTGCGCTCCACAGCCAGGGCCTGGCCTGCAGGCACAGCGGCATGGGCGCCGGCCTTTAAAATCAGGGAGTCCAGCGCCTGCATTTCGCTTTTCAAAAGCCCTGGGGCTGAATCGGCCAGCATGGATTTCAAGGAATTCGAACAGACGAGTTCGGCAAGATCACCTGTGGAATGCGCGGGCGTCATTTTCTTGGGGCGCATTTCATAGAGGCGAACCTCATGTCCCGCGCGCAGGCACTGCCAGGCGGCTTCACAGCCAGCCAGACCACCTCCGACGATATGAATGAGTGCCTTCTTCATAGATTGCTCCTGCGCATGGGTCGATTGGGCCGATAATCGGCCCAGCTTTATACCAAATCGCAGGACACAAGACGAGCCGTTCCATCCTGAATCAGGCGCAAAAACCTGATCCGGGGCTTGGACATGAGGACATTACTGGCAGTCGACGATGCGCGCAAACTCGACCGGGTCAAGCGAGGCGCCGCCGACCAGAGCCCCGTCTACGTCGGCTTGCTGCATCAGGCCTTTGATATTCGACGACTTCACGCTGCCACCATAAAGGATCCGCAGGGAATCCGCAGCGGAGCCCAGCTTTTGCCGCAAAACACCGCGAATAAACGCATGGGCTTCCTGAGCCTGAGCGTCACTGGCTGTCAGCCCGGTGCCGATGGCCCAGACGGGCTCATAAGCGATCACAAAGTTGCTGGCTGTTCCTGTTTGCTGAAGGACGGCTTCCACCTGACGCTTCAGAACAGCTTCCATCTGCCCGCCTTCACGTTCGGTTCTTGTTTCGCCGACGCAGACGATGGGATTGATGCCCTGATCCAGACAGGCCTTGGTCTTCAAGGCAACGCTGG
This window of the Oligoflexus sp. genome carries:
- the dapB gene encoding 4-hydroxy-tetrahydrodipicolinate reductase → MSIKRVWINGLSGRMGLELQTLIASSERWDLVGGTSIGELVDREFNITETNWKRLPECLNRTDVLIDFSAPAGNAELLKFFQESNVKDKAVLIGTTGLDADQRGAWKKLAKERNIRLLLAPNTSLGVLLTLKVSQQLAGVLNKFDFDIEVVESHHRAKIDAPSGTAKFLAEGVARSVDKQTIYGRTGKRQPNEVGIASLRGGSVFGEHEIRFLGDNEELVVSHRALSRTLFAQGALMLAGWIVTRSPGHYGLEDVSIEDMLKLLQEKGA
- a CDS encoding pyruvate kinase encodes the protein MNKLRRTHVVWSFETSCLTDALIRTIDPNKVDAIRIVSKHGEIDRVREICRRIKREVPMAKEKLPLLVDLYDRVRGMVVGLEGSKEFKFGDIIKVSPEKGQGDLTIRTEEWPDLFAVDHSVYLANGMVVCKTKEVKKDHVVLEVVQGGVLHNDCDVVVPATKKQIRIDTVPEDAWKAASDPDIDYLILPSIEDAADLEKVKKRLEAQPNSPWLLLKVATKGTLKNLEELLPFVHGVVISRVELAMRMDPALVPMVTKEVIQKCNDYAKMSIVASEMLGSMRHNVTPTRAEVSDIANAVFDGADAVVLSEELAYGKFAEKGVALAVKTIEDAESSTTQGLNWVKKHPEITTEIEAVTFAAYRAAYRNQAKGIVCITKAGNTALHLSSYGVQTPIIAVTMSPDVVRRLRLVRGVVGILLDEAPDIEQVFPIINSLMTRKTWLSDGDRYVFVSVSLSSLGKEASNLFTVQQIQ
- the dapA gene encoding 4-hydroxy-tetrahydrodipicolinate synthase, which produces MGSAPRITGVYTAIVTPFTKDGQIDWGAFDKLLHMQAQAEVDGVVVTGTTGESPTLSVDEKVSLYRRARTFLPASVKVMAGTGGNDTKQSVELSRLAQDAGVDSLLIVTPPYNKPTKEGLYAHYEAIGKAVRIPLCLYHVPSRTGQRLAPEELAYICSLPQVTAVKEASADLCLFSKAVSLTLGQADYLSGDDFTFLPTLAVGGQGVISVVTNVFPRALVQLTRRFRRGDTGGALAIHQAIFPFVECLFLESNPGPAKYILAQQGIIQDSLRLPLVSVQPPTAKRLNECFEMTRQKLQDVGALS
- the asd gene encoding archaetidylserine decarboxylase (Phosphatidylserine decarboxylase is synthesized as a single chain precursor. Generation of the pyruvoyl active site from a Ser is coupled to cleavage of a Gly-Ser bond between the larger (beta) and smaller (alpha chains). It is an integral membrane protein.); amino-acid sequence: MRKQVFSGLGQILPLNMISLAAGKAARLKLPGTLGQPVCSAFVKAFGIDMSEAERPLEDYATIEDVFTRKLKPGARPIQGDLVMPCDGVLSVSGPATENSAVQAKGLEYSLAELMFGDDVPPDLYLSWSATIYLAPHNYHRVHSPIQGDLKKIRYYPGELWPVNKPSVRWTPSLFTRNERLVFDIETKDGVLYLAMVGALNVGRITTPFLTDFASNGSLGQARQGPRSFELDRTHRIVPGQELGTFMLGSTVIIAFDEALAKRYRMDHALSSRPVRLGERLS
- the tpiA gene encoding triose-phosphate isomerase, with amino-acid sequence MRKPLIAGNWKMNLLYSKVPEYMQTLSREIAAKNLKRDQVEVLLAVPAPFLGIAREYGEKSGILIASQTIHEKADGAFTGELSIPMLKDLGIRWTLIGHSERRQYYNETDASVALKTKACLDQGINPIVCVGETRTEREGGQMEAVLKRQVEAVLQQTGTASNFVIAYEPVWAIGTGLTASDAQAQEAHAFIRGVLRQKLGSAADSLRILYGGSVKSSNIKGLMQQADVDGALVGGASLDPVEFARIVDCQ
- the trmFO gene encoding methylenetetrahydrofolate--tRNA-(uracil(54)-C(5))-methyltransferase (FADH(2)-oxidizing) TrmFO; this translates as MKKALIHIVGGGLAGCEAAWQCLRAGHEVRLYEMRPKKMTPAHSTGDLAELVCSNSLKSMLADSAPGLLKSEMQALDSLILKAGAHAAVPAGQALAVERTVFSQYILEALESFPGFTRVDAEVTELPAIGENEAWIIASGPLTSQPLVDQIQGLCQGSRRLHFYDAIAPILETDSIDESIVFRASRYDDSGDGDYWNVPLNKEEYEAFVDAVIAAEKMPLHDFEDVAYFESCLPIEVMIERGRDTLRFGPMKPVGLTDPRTGHRPWAAVQLRMENKEGTMVSMVGFQTKMKWPEQKRVFSMLPGLKDVEFFRFGSVHRNSYLKSPDVLNADLSFKTAPRIFLAGQITGVEGYTESAAIGLLAGRAASAKVQNESFLMPPAGTIIGALYRYITEGGLGDFQPMNANLGLLPGLPKQRGMGKPQRKALQCARSREVFAAYQAQISGSSKTYQHGEEWNAQAGL